One window of the Oceanicaulis sp. genome contains the following:
- a CDS encoding ligase-associated DNA damage response DEXH box helicase, which produces MEHRALPALPDRFEAWFTSRGWAPRAHQREMVAAANAGEDALLIAPTGGGKTLGGFLPSLIDLAEIADAGGKTRPHRLHTLYLSPLKALSQDVARNLLVPVTEMGLDLRIETRTGDTPQSKRARQRARPPDILLTTPEQLALFCAQENGAAFFEHLQTVIVDEVHALAPGKRGDLLSLGLATIQRYAPQARRVGLSATVKDEAGHARWLSAQTGEAARFARIVRGEGGAEPEVTICTPEDRIPWAGHTGRHAIKAVYDLIKTAKTALVFVNTRSQAEFTFQMLWSVNEDALPIALHHGSLSAEQRRKVEAAMAEGRLRGVVCTSTLDLGIDWGDVDLVIQMGAPKGSARLIQRLGRANHRLDAPSRAVLVPTNRFEHLECRAAKDAVAEKALDGEPLRAGALDALAQHVMGRACGEPFAEDDLFAEITSAAPYGHLDRASFDRVLAFVADGGYALGGYDRFKRIVKGRDGLWRARSRDFAQRHRMNVGTIIESPMLDVRVVRGGGKDRREAGSASDRNTGDGRRMRPDYSLAALSRGLAPASVRASEAASAGGTGQARRMRAGGPKLGQIEEWFCDQLSPGDTFIFAGQTLRFEGVQETDCLVSRAASEDPKVPSYQGGKFPLSTYLAERVRNMVHAPQSWSALPDQIREWLEMQQKKSRLPAPDRLLVETFPRGGKHYLVCYPFEGRLAHQTLGMLLTRRMERAGLRPLGFVANEYALSVWALSDMSGADMAGLFSEDMMGDDLDAWLAESDLMKRTFRNCAVIAGLIERRFPGQEKTGRQVTFSADLIYDVLRDHEPDHVLMQAAWQDAAKGLLDVRRLSDALARIAGRIDHAALTCVSPLAVPVMLEIGREAVHGEASDALLEEASGDLIADAMGG; this is translated from the coding sequence ATGGAGCATCGCGCCCTGCCCGCCCTTCCCGACCGGTTCGAGGCCTGGTTCACCAGCCGCGGCTGGGCGCCTCGCGCCCATCAGCGCGAAATGGTCGCCGCCGCCAACGCCGGAGAGGACGCGCTTCTGATCGCGCCGACCGGCGGGGGCAAGACGCTGGGCGGCTTCCTTCCGAGCCTGATCGATCTGGCCGAAATCGCGGACGCAGGCGGCAAGACCCGCCCTCACCGGCTGCACACGCTCTATCTCTCGCCGCTGAAAGCGCTGAGCCAGGACGTGGCGCGCAATCTGCTGGTTCCGGTCACCGAGATGGGGCTCGACCTCAGGATCGAGACCCGGACCGGCGACACCCCGCAATCCAAACGCGCCCGCCAGCGCGCCCGGCCGCCCGACATCCTTCTGACCACGCCCGAGCAGCTGGCGCTGTTCTGCGCGCAGGAGAACGGCGCGGCCTTCTTCGAACATCTTCAGACCGTGATCGTCGACGAAGTGCACGCGCTGGCGCCCGGAAAGCGCGGCGATCTCCTTTCGCTGGGGCTCGCAACGATCCAGCGCTATGCGCCCCAGGCGCGCCGGGTGGGGCTGTCGGCGACGGTGAAGGACGAGGCGGGCCACGCCCGCTGGCTGAGTGCGCAGACCGGCGAGGCTGCCCGCTTCGCCCGCATCGTGCGCGGCGAAGGCGGCGCGGAGCCCGAGGTGACGATCTGCACGCCGGAAGACCGCATCCCCTGGGCGGGCCATACCGGCCGGCATGCGATCAAGGCGGTCTACGATCTCATCAAGACAGCGAAGACGGCGCTCGTTTTCGTGAACACCCGCAGCCAGGCCGAATTCACCTTCCAGATGCTGTGGAGCGTGAACGAGGACGCGCTTCCCATCGCGCTTCACCACGGCTCACTCAGCGCCGAGCAGCGCCGCAAGGTCGAAGCCGCGATGGCCGAGGGCAGGTTGCGCGGGGTGGTGTGCACCTCCACGCTCGATCTCGGCATCGACTGGGGCGATGTGGATCTTGTGATCCAGATGGGCGCGCCCAAGGGCAGCGCGCGGCTGATCCAGCGGCTGGGCCGGGCCAATCACCGGCTCGACGCGCCCAGCCGGGCGGTGCTGGTGCCCACCAACCGCTTCGAGCATCTCGAATGCCGGGCGGCCAAGGACGCGGTCGCGGAAAAGGCGCTCGACGGCGAACCCTTGCGCGCCGGCGCGCTCGACGCGCTGGCCCAGCACGTGATGGGCCGGGCCTGCGGCGAGCCCTTCGCCGAGGACGATCTGTTCGCCGAGATCACCAGCGCCGCGCCCTACGGCCATCTCGACCGGGCGAGCTTCGACCGGGTGCTCGCCTTCGTCGCGGACGGCGGCTATGCGCTGGGCGGCTATGACCGCTTCAAGCGCATCGTGAAGGGCCGGGACGGGCTGTGGCGCGCACGCTCACGCGACTTCGCCCAGCGCCACCGGATGAATGTCGGCACGATCATCGAAAGCCCGATGCTGGACGTGCGCGTGGTGCGCGGCGGAGGCAAGGATCGGCGCGAGGCGGGATCCGCTTCCGATCGCAACACCGGCGACGGCCGCCGCATGCGCCCCGACTACTCGCTCGCCGCTCTGTCGCGCGGTCTCGCGCCGGCTTCCGTCCGCGCGTCGGAAGCCGCGTCTGCGGGCGGAACCGGACAGGCGCGCCGCATGCGTGCGGGCGGTCCGAAACTCGGCCAGATCGAGGAATGGTTCTGCGATCAGCTGAGCCCCGGCGACACCTTCATCTTCGCCGGCCAGACCCTGCGCTTCGAGGGCGTGCAGGAGACCGACTGCCTGGTCAGCCGGGCGGCCAGCGAGGATCCGAAGGTGCCGAGCTATCAGGGCGGCAAGTTCCCGCTCTCCACCTATCTGGCCGAGCGGGTGCGCAACATGGTTCACGCGCCCCAGAGCTGGTCCGCCCTGCCCGATCAGATCCGCGAATGGCTGGAGATGCAGCAGAAGAAATCCCGCCTGCCCGCCCCGGACCGGCTGCTGGTGGAGACCTTCCCGCGCGGCGGCAAGCATTACCTCGTCTGCTATCCGTTCGAAGGCCGGCTGGCGCACCAGACCCTGGGCATGCTTCTGACCCGGCGCATGGAGCGGGCGGGCTTGCGGCCGCTGGGCTTCGTGGCGAACGAGTACGCCCTGTCGGTCTGGGCGCTCAGCGACATGTCCGGCGCGGACATGGCGGGGCTCTTTTCAGAAGACATGATGGGCGACGATCTCGACGCCTGGCTCGCCGAGAGCGACCTGATGAAACGCACCTTCAGGAACTGCGCAGTGATCGCCGGGCTGATCGAACGGCGCTTTCCGGGCCAGGAAAAGACCGGACGGCAGGTCACCTTCTCGGCCGATCTCATCTACGACGTGCTGCGCGATCACGAGCCCGATCACGTGCTGATGCAGGCCGCCTGGCAGGACGCCGCTAAAGGCCTGCTCGACGTGCGCCGCCTGTCTGACGCGCTGGCGCGGATCGCCGGCCGGATCGACCACGCCGCGCTGACCTGCGTCTCCCCGCTCGCCGTGCCGGTCATGCTCGAGATCGGCCGCGAGGCGGTGCACGGCGAAGCCTCCGACGCGCTTCTGGAGGAAGCGAGCGGAGACCTGATCGCGGACGCGATGGGCGGTTAG
- a CDS encoding tetratricopeptide repeat protein: MRWPAKVRAALLAGAAAAALTAPALAQAPANVEVDRLGDTARIRLVLPESEGGDLTVNAEIAADRVIVARLSDAVEVDVSGLRQAAPDYIAMARLDADGRTLRLALNRELEPRVSVSHNVLAIDLAPPGAPAQPAVVSPYERARQAEARARAEADAAAAAPPPPPPSLPVELRVGEASEYTRIVFQWPEPVTWSLEQADARAVLRFSRAAEIDLSELTAAPPRRVDAVTRLDEDTLALSFLLSPDAEARVWSDAPGRVALDVAVPGASGIEATLAALSGYADSLAPGETETEAPQDAAAAAETPEPAPVLPEAERPDPLPASGVVPVEVRKAGQDLVMSFPFANLPGAAVFRRAEALWIVFDAPAQLEAGEIAAAGGDHVEAYRAFTGADYAALRIEAPVSTLADVHAAGATWTVILTDTLDEPPAPVRLARETGFNRPAVMRVGFNGARSAVNLLDPVVGDRLLVLTADGDKRGVLSPRQFVEGRILASAHGLALEAYADDLAMTVEPGGARLERPGGLKLSRTADPALAAAFDRPMTPGFLDLARWRGDQPYVEGRARLQRAAVDLEPEALTALARFSLGWGLAHEALAYMTLAVKANPALETAPETAALQGAALYMAGRYDEAAETLDQASVLNDPAVQSWRALVAAQRRDWPTARRRFERGRDAAFFFDPVWRARISAWHALSALETGDLGAVRPLLDLVDAGADDPEADAVSGLAEAGLLAASGEIEAAVARYDALRSHPWRPVQTRAGLAMIQLQTEHGLVAADEAVEALESLRFQWRGDDTEVEAAAMLGRVYAQAGRYDEALRTMDATRGRFPESPVARDLSLEMDQLFRDLFLDGGADRMDPLSAVALWREHQSLTPPGPDGVRMVMGVVDRLVEIDLLDQAAAYLQYWIDERSITMTGQARATIAADLAEIYLTDGRPEAAMRAIESTRIAGLPTDLVERRRLLQARSLAGVGRTEHALELIANDRTEAADRLRARVAWDERIWPEAGRRAESLLADRWRQEGDLSPRESHDVLRALIAYALARDSAGMDRIEARYGAKMSRTDHARAFSMVASETVAPGDARLAAMVNELADLDDASTLMRGFSAAAADEDGAGPS, translated from the coding sequence ATGCGGTGGCCGGCGAAGGTTAGAGCCGCGCTTCTGGCCGGCGCGGCCGCCGCCGCGCTGACCGCGCCTGCGCTCGCCCAGGCCCCGGCGAACGTGGAGGTCGACCGGCTGGGCGACACCGCGCGGATCCGCCTCGTGCTGCCTGAAAGCGAGGGCGGCGACCTCACCGTGAACGCCGAGATCGCCGCGGACCGGGTGATCGTCGCGCGCCTGTCCGATGCGGTCGAAGTCGACGTCAGCGGGCTGAGGCAGGCTGCGCCCGATTACATCGCGATGGCGAGGCTCGACGCGGACGGACGCACGCTCCGGCTTGCCTTAAATCGCGAGCTCGAACCGCGCGTTTCGGTCTCCCACAACGTGCTCGCCATCGATCTCGCCCCGCCCGGCGCGCCGGCCCAGCCTGCGGTCGTCAGCCCCTATGAGCGCGCCCGCCAGGCCGAAGCGCGCGCTAGGGCCGAAGCCGACGCCGCCGCGGCCGCGCCGCCTCCCCCGCCGCCTTCGCTTCCCGTAGAGCTGCGCGTCGGCGAGGCCAGCGAGTACACCCGCATCGTCTTTCAGTGGCCCGAACCGGTGACCTGGTCGCTGGAACAGGCGGACGCGCGCGCCGTGTTGCGCTTTTCGCGGGCCGCCGAGATCGATCTTTCGGAGCTGACCGCCGCGCCGCCGCGCCGGGTCGACGCGGTCACCCGGCTCGACGAGGACACGCTCGCTTTGTCCTTCCTGCTCTCGCCCGACGCCGAGGCGCGGGTCTGGTCGGACGCGCCGGGCCGGGTGGCGCTGGATGTCGCGGTTCCCGGCGCGAGCGGGATCGAGGCGACGCTTGCGGCGCTTTCAGGCTACGCCGACAGCCTCGCGCCCGGTGAAACCGAGACCGAAGCCCCCCAGGACGCCGCCGCCGCCGCCGAAACGCCCGAGCCCGCCCCGGTTCTGCCCGAGGCCGAGCGCCCTGATCCGCTGCCCGCCTCCGGCGTCGTGCCGGTCGAGGTCCGCAAGGCGGGTCAGGACCTCGTGATGAGCTTTCCCTTCGCGAACCTGCCCGGCGCGGCGGTGTTCCGGCGGGCCGAAGCGCTGTGGATCGTCTTCGACGCACCGGCCCAGCTCGAAGCCGGCGAGATCGCCGCGGCGGGCGGGGACCATGTCGAAGCCTATCGCGCGTTCACCGGCGCGGACTACGCCGCGCTTCGCATCGAGGCGCCGGTCTCCACCCTGGCTGACGTGCACGCCGCCGGGGCGACCTGGACGGTGATCCTGACAGACACGCTGGACGAGCCGCCCGCGCCGGTGCGCCTGGCGCGCGAGACCGGGTTCAACCGGCCCGCCGTGATGCGGGTGGGCTTCAACGGCGCCCGCTCGGCGGTCAACCTGCTCGATCCGGTGGTGGGCGACCGTCTGCTCGTACTCACCGCAGACGGCGACAAGCGCGGCGTGCTCTCCCCGCGCCAGTTCGTGGAGGGGCGCATCCTCGCCTCGGCTCACGGTCTGGCGCTCGAAGCCTACGCCGACGATCTCGCCATGACGGTCGAGCCCGGCGGCGCGCGCCTGGAACGCCCGGGCGGGCTGAAGCTCTCGCGCACGGCCGATCCCGCGCTGGCCGCCGCCTTCGACCGGCCGATGACGCCGGGCTTTCTCGATCTCGCCCGCTGGCGGGGCGACCAGCCCTATGTCGAGGGCCGCGCCCGTCTCCAGCGCGCCGCGGTCGATCTCGAACCCGAGGCGCTGACCGCGCTCGCGCGCTTTTCGCTCGGCTGGGGTCTGGCGCACGAAGCGCTCGCCTACATGACCCTCGCGGTCAAGGCGAACCCGGCGCTGGAAACCGCGCCGGAGACCGCCGCCCTTCAGGGCGCAGCGCTCTACATGGCCGGACGCTACGACGAAGCCGCCGAGACGCTCGATCAGGCGTCCGTGCTCAACGATCCTGCGGTGCAGTCCTGGCGCGCCCTGGTCGCCGCGCAGCGCCGCGACTGGCCGACCGCGCGCCGGCGTTTCGAACGCGGACGGGACGCGGCCTTCTTCTTCGATCCGGTCTGGCGGGCGCGCATCTCCGCCTGGCATGCGCTGTCCGCGCTCGAAACCGGCGATCTGGGCGCAGTGCGGCCTTTGCTCGATCTGGTGGACGCGGGCGCTGACGATCCCGAAGCCGATGCGGTTTCCGGGCTCGCCGAAGCCGGACTTCTGGCCGCCAGCGGCGAGATCGAGGCGGCGGTCGCCCGCTATGACGCGCTGCGCAGCCATCCCTGGCGGCCCGTTCAGACCCGCGCCGGGCTCGCCATGATCCAGCTTCAGACCGAGCATGGCCTTGTCGCCGCCGATGAAGCCGTCGAGGCGCTGGAATCGCTGCGCTTCCAGTGGCGCGGCGACGACACCGAAGTCGAGGCCGCCGCCATGCTGGGCCGCGTCTACGCCCAGGCCGGCCGTTATGACGAGGCGCTGAGGACGATGGACGCCACGCGCGGGCGCTTCCCCGAAAGCCCGGTCGCGCGAGACCTCAGCCTCGAGATGGACCAGCTCTTCCGCGATCTGTTTCTGGACGGCGGCGCGGATCGGATGGACCCGCTCAGCGCCGTCGCGCTCTGGCGCGAGCACCAGTCGCTGACCCCGCCGGGCCCTGACGGGGTGCGCATGGTGATGGGCGTGGTCGACCGGCTCGTGGAGATCGACCTGCTCGATCAGGCCGCCGCCTATCTGCAGTACTGGATCGACGAACGCTCCATCACCATGACCGGCCAGGCGCGCGCGACCATCGCCGCCGACCTCGCCGAGATCTACCTCACCGACGGCCGCCCCGAGGCCGCGATGCGCGCGATCGAGTCCACGCGGATCGCCGGCCTGCCCACAGATCTCGTCGAGCGCCGCCGGCTTCTGCAGGCCCGCTCGCTGGCCGGTGTCGGCCGCACCGAGCACGCGCTCGAGCTCATCGCCAACGACCGCACCGAAGCCGCCGACAGGCTGCGCGCCCGGGTCGCCTGGGATGAAAGGATCTGGCCCGAGGCCGGGCGGCGCGCGGAATCGCTGCTGGCGGACCGCTGGCGGCAGGAGGGCGATCTGTCGCCGCGTGAAAGCCATGACGTGCTGCGCGCCCTGATCGCCTACGCGCTGGCGCGCGACAGCGCGGGCATGGACCGGATCGAGGCGCGTTACGGCGCGAAGATGTCCCGCACCGATCACGCCCGCGCCTTCTCGATGGTCGCCAGCGAGACCGTCGCGCCGGGCGATGCGCGGCTCGCCGCCATGGTCAACGAGCTCGCCGATCTCGACGATGCGAGCACGTTGATGCGCGGCTTCTCCGCCGCCGCAGCAGACGAAGACGGCGCCGGGCCCTCCTAA
- a CDS encoding DUF6468 domain-containing protein, whose translation MSIASLAFEALVCVLLLAAAVMCWRVDRRLRAMREGQDGLRDTIGALNNAVDRARASLAALDRASRENGAALREEVETARKLADELRFLNDDAEAKAERGVRGRRERTRPAPAEPVPVREEDTGARRRLEALKALR comes from the coding sequence ATGAGCATCGCCTCCCTCGCCTTCGAAGCTCTGGTCTGCGTGCTGCTGCTCGCCGCCGCCGTGATGTGCTGGCGGGTGGACCGCCGCCTGCGCGCCATGCGCGAGGGGCAGGACGGGCTGCGCGACACGATCGGCGCACTCAACAACGCGGTGGACCGCGCCCGCGCCAGCCTCGCCGCGCTCGACCGCGCCAGCCGCGAGAACGGCGCGGCTTTGCGTGAGGAAGTCGAAACCGCCCGCAAGCTCGCCGACGAGCTGCGCTTCCTCAACGACGACGCCGAAGCGAAAGCAGAGCGCGGGGTGCGCGGCCGCCGCGAGCGCACCCGCCCCGCCCCGGCCGAACCGGTTCCGGTGCGTGAGGAAGACACCGGCGCCCGCCGCCGGCTCGAAGCGCTCAAGGCGCTGAGGTGA
- the fliM gene encoding flagellar motor switch protein FliM, whose amino-acid sequence MVGDEAETFLPSQGGSGPERILNQEEIDSLLGFSVSDDDANERSGIRAIINSALVSYERLPMLEIVFDRLVRLMTTSLRNFTSDNVEVSLDNISSIRFGDYLNSIPLPAILAVFRARQLDNYGLLTVDSNLIYSIVDVLLGGRRGTSAMRVEGRPYTTIERTLVQRMIEVVLADAKAAFAPLTEVEFDLDRVETNPRFAAIARPANAAILVKLRIDMEDRGGRIELLLPYATLEPIRKMLLQQFMGEKFGRDNIWESHLATELWSTKMEVAAVLDEMRKPLGEVMNLKVGDTLMLDTGPDGAVELRCGQIRLTQGRMGRIGHNIGVRLDKPLSQGAKKRLMGFS is encoded by the coding sequence ATGGTCGGCGACGAGGCCGAGACCTTCCTGCCCAGCCAGGGCGGCTCGGGGCCCGAACGCATCCTCAATCAGGAAGAGATCGACTCCCTTCTGGGCTTCTCGGTCTCCGACGACGACGCCAACGAGCGGTCGGGAATCCGCGCGATCATCAACTCCGCGCTGGTCTCCTACGAACGCCTGCCGATGCTGGAGATCGTCTTCGACCGCCTGGTGCGGCTGATGACGACATCCTTGCGCAATTTCACCTCCGACAACGTCGAGGTGAGCCTGGACAACATCTCCTCGATCCGGTTCGGCGACTATCTCAATTCGATCCCGCTGCCCGCGATCCTGGCGGTGTTCCGGGCCAGGCAGCTGGATAATTACGGCCTGCTGACGGTCGACTCCAACCTGATCTACTCGATCGTCGACGTGCTGCTGGGCGGACGCCGCGGCACCTCGGCCATGCGGGTGGAGGGCCGGCCATACACCACGATCGAGCGCACGCTCGTGCAGCGGATGATCGAGGTCGTGCTCGCCGACGCCAAGGCCGCCTTCGCGCCGCTGACCGAAGTCGAGTTCGACCTCGACCGGGTGGAGACCAACCCCCGCTTCGCCGCCATCGCCCGGCCCGCAAACGCGGCGATCCTGGTCAAGCTCAGGATCGACATGGAAGACCGGGGCGGGCGTATCGAGCTTCTTCTGCCCTACGCCACGCTCGAACCGATCCGGAAAATGCTGCTCCAGCAGTTCATGGGCGAGAAGTTCGGCCGGGACAATATCTGGGAAAGCCACCTCGCCACCGAGCTGTGGTCGACCAAGATGGAGGTCGCCGCCGTGCTCGACGAGATGAGAAAGCCGCTGGGCGAGGTGATGAACCTCAAGGTCGGCGACACCCTGATGCTGGACACCGGGCCGGACGGCGCGGTCGAGCTCAGATGCGGACAGATCCGGCTGACGCAAGGCCGGATGGGCCGAATCGGGCACAACATCGGGGTCCGCCTGGACAAGCCTCTGAGCCAGGGGGCCAAGAAACGCCTGATGGGGTTCTCATGA
- a CDS encoding flagellar basal body-associated FliL family protein produces MADEAEDDIEDGAEAEGVEGEKKKGGIKKLALFIGLPVVILILAGVAGALLLFGGGEDETAVAEGGEAVEEEIDPAAELTAYFDRFEQSGEYSVTANIADENGGSLVMQLKFAIVYDDHSVSTVLAHPDFEPRLRDTMIDFARTLRVEDLDGSMGNYRIKAELLRRVNLLIAPMQAEDVLIVDLVMG; encoded by the coding sequence ATGGCGGACGAAGCCGAAGACGACATCGAAGACGGCGCCGAAGCCGAAGGCGTCGAGGGCGAGAAGAAAAAGGGCGGGATCAAGAAGCTCGCCCTGTTCATCGGCCTGCCTGTCGTGATCCTGATTCTGGCCGGGGTGGCCGGCGCGCTGCTGCTGTTCGGCGGCGGCGAGGACGAGACTGCTGTCGCCGAGGGCGGAGAAGCGGTCGAGGAAGAGATCGATCCGGCCGCCGAGCTGACCGCCTATTTCGACCGGTTCGAACAGAGCGGTGAGTATTCGGTCACCGCCAACATCGCCGACGAGAACGGCGGCTCGCTGGTGATGCAGCTGAAGTTTGCGATCGTCTACGACGATCACAGCGTCTCCACCGTGCTCGCCCATCCCGATTTCGAGCCGCGCCTGCGCGACACGATGATCGATTTCGCCCGCACGCTGCGGGTGGAGGATCTCGACGGATCGATGGGCAATTACCGCATCAAGGCCGAGCTGTTGCGGCGCGTGAATCTGCTGATCGCGCCGATGCAGGCCGAGGACGTGCTGATCGTCGACCTGGTGATGGGCTGA
- the flgF gene encoding flagellar basal-body rod protein FlgF, with product MDNAMLVGLSRQLTLRRAMDVAANNIANSQTAGFKAESLMLESQTASRARHADGPDRVAFVDEWSMGRDFRQGVLQQTGRPLDLALQGEGFFTLQTEAGERFTRDGRFTLNDQNEIVASDGARVLDDLGQPVRVDPAAGPVTIGADGTVSQNGIPGQRIGVARFAELGVLEKTGDNRFRAPEDAERLMEDLPVVHQGHSEGSNVRPIAEITSMMEVSRAYASVTKMIRDADELSRKAIERLGRP from the coding sequence ATGGATAACGCGATGCTCGTGGGGCTCTCCCGTCAGCTGACCCTGCGCCGCGCCATGGATGTTGCGGCCAACAACATCGCCAACAGCCAGACCGCCGGCTTCAAGGCCGAATCCCTGATGCTCGAAAGCCAGACCGCCAGCCGGGCCCGTCACGCCGACGGGCCGGACCGGGTGGCCTTCGTGGACGAGTGGTCGATGGGCCGTGATTTCCGCCAGGGCGTGCTGCAGCAGACCGGTCGTCCGCTCGATCTCGCGCTTCAGGGCGAAGGCTTCTTCACGCTGCAGACCGAGGCCGGCGAGCGCTTCACCCGCGACGGCCGGTTCACCCTGAACGACCAGAACGAGATCGTCGCCTCGGACGGCGCGCGCGTGCTCGACGATCTGGGCCAGCCGGTGCGGGTCGATCCCGCCGCCGGCCCGGTGACGATCGGCGCGGACGGCACGGTCAGCCAGAACGGGATCCCGGGCCAGCGGATCGGCGTGGCCCGTTTCGCCGAGCTCGGCGTGCTGGAGAAGACCGGAGACAACCGTTTCCGCGCGCCCGAGGACGCCGAGCGCCTGATGGAGGACCTGCCGGTCGTCCATCAGGGCCATAGCGAAGGCTCCAACGTCCGGCCGATCGCGGAAATCACCTCGATGATGGAGGTGAGCCGCGCCTACGCGTCCGTGACGAAGATGATCCGCGACGCCGACGAACTCAGCCGCAAGGCCATCGAACGGCTCGGCCGTCCGTAA
- the flgG gene encoding flagellar basal-body rod protein FlgG, which produces MRALSTAATGMEAQQMAVEVISHNLANMNTTAFKRQRAEFQDLLYQTITSPGANSSDAGTIQPTGVQVGLGVNAGSVYRITEQGSLTQTGNTFDIAIAGRGYLRVNLPNGGDAFTRAGNLSLSPEGELVTSDGYTVAPGIVIPQDAREVSINQEGVVQVIRPGQAEPSTQGRLELVTFPNEAGLEQIGDNLLLESAASGAPQAGLPGDQGFGIIRQGFVEASNVDAVTEITALIQAQRAYEMNARVITAADEMLAASSNLR; this is translated from the coding sequence ATGCGCGCTCTCTCCACCGCCGCCACCGGGATGGAAGCCCAGCAGATGGCCGTCGAGGTCATCTCCCACAATCTGGCGAACATGAACACGACCGCGTTCAAGCGTCAGCGGGCCGAGTTCCAGGATCTGCTCTACCAGACCATCACCTCGCCGGGCGCGAACTCCTCCGACGCCGGCACGATCCAGCCCACCGGCGTTCAGGTCGGCCTGGGCGTGAACGCCGGATCGGTATACCGCATCACCGAACAGGGCAGCCTGACCCAGACCGGCAACACGTTCGACATCGCCATCGCGGGCCGGGGCTATCTCCGGGTCAACCTGCCCAATGGCGGGGACGCCTTCACCCGCGCCGGCAATCTGTCGCTCTCGCCCGAGGGCGAGCTCGTCACCTCGGACGGCTACACCGTCGCGCCGGGCATCGTCATCCCGCAGGACGCGCGCGAAGTGTCGATCAACCAGGAAGGCGTCGTGCAGGTGATCCGCCCCGGCCAGGCCGAACCCTCCACCCAGGGCCGGCTGGAACTGGTCACCTTCCCCAACGAGGCCGGGCTCGAGCAGATCGGCGACAATCTGCTGCTGGAAAGCGCCGCCTCCGGCGCGCCGCAGGCCGGCCTGCCCGGCGATCAGGGCTTCGGCATCATCCGGCAGGGCTTCGTCGAGGCCTCGAACGTCGACGCGGTGACCGAGATCACGGCGCTCATCCAGGCCCAGCGGGCCTATGAGATGAACGCCCGCGTGATCACGGCCGCCGATGAAATGCTCGCCGCCAGCTCGAACCTGCGCTGA
- the flgA gene encoding flagellar basal body P-ring formation chaperone FlgA, with protein sequence MIRTLLAVSAALAASLFAEAAAQDSLRVVLKERPVTDDAVVTLSDLFDGAGEAGGVQLARAPEPGAAVSLDPEFVRRTAAQAGLDWPNAAGLPRVTVERAARLVEPAALTALIEEMLFVEHGQAHAVELSGAQRALAAPLDAAGGPEVLSFDHDPRSGLFRAEIAAWPGGPAQTVGGRAQPVADVPVLARAIERGEVIEAGDIDWVRLPANRVRPETVLSADALIGQSARRALRPDTPVRTLDIEAPVMIARGEVVSLVYRSGALVLTARARALQDAAEGETARFVNLASNRTIEAVADAPGRARVHGAAYTH encoded by the coding sequence ATGATCCGCACGCTCCTCGCCGTCTCCGCCGCGCTGGCCGCCAGCCTCTTCGCAGAGGCCGCCGCGCAGGACTCCCTCCGTGTGGTCCTGAAGGAGCGCCCGGTCACCGACGACGCGGTGGTCACCCTGTCCGACCTGTTCGACGGGGCTGGCGAGGCGGGAGGTGTTCAGCTCGCCCGCGCGCCCGAGCCCGGCGCTGCGGTCAGCCTCGATCCGGAATTCGTGCGCCGCACCGCCGCCCAGGCCGGGCTCGACTGGCCGAATGCGGCCGGCCTGCCGCGGGTCACCGTCGAGCGCGCCGCGCGTCTGGTCGAGCCGGCCGCGCTGACCGCGCTGATCGAGGAGATGCTGTTCGTCGAGCACGGCCAGGCCCATGCGGTGGAGCTGTCCGGCGCGCAGCGCGCGCTCGCCGCCCCGCTGGACGCAGCCGGCGGGCCTGAAGTGCTGAGCTTCGATCATGATCCGCGCTCGGGCCTGTTCAGGGCCGAGATCGCCGCCTGGCCGGGCGGACCGGCCCAGACCGTGGGCGGCCGCGCCCAGCCGGTCGCCGACGTGCCGGTGCTGGCGCGCGCGATCGAGCGCGGCGAGGTCATCGAGGCGGGCGATATCGACTGGGTGCGCCTGCCCGCGAACCGTGTGCGGCCCGAAACCGTCCTCAGCGCCGACGCGCTGATCGGCCAGTCCGCGCGCCGTGCGCTGCGGCCCGACACGCCGGTGCGCACGCTCGACATCGAAGCGCCGGTGATGATCGCCCGCGGCGAGGTCGTCTCGCTGGTCTACCGCTCCGGCGCGCTGGTGCTGACCGCGCGGGCGCGTGCGCTTCAGGACGCCGCCGAGGGCGAGACCGCCCGCTTCGTCAATCTCGCTTCGAACCGCACGATCGAGGCGGTCGCCGACGCGCCGGGCCGGGCCCGCGTGCACGGCGCGGCCTACACCCATTAG